gcattttacattatatttttattttacattcgactttcaaatacaatcaacTATTACgagattattacaagtttgtttcCTCCATTTCTATAtccctaagctagaccacctcggagtactactatctctggtcagaatggtagggcgctatctacggagctacgccctttccttgcgccaccgcgccgctcgcgtgtgaacctgaaatcccccaaaacaacgtagggtgagaactatataaatatagttcccagtgggtatcgGTACTCCTCTCAGGTACCAGTACTCAGTACTGAAATCCTGTACTTTGCGGATTTCAGTATCAGAACTCTACTTTCGCCTCGCGCTGAGCCCGTTTTGCGTCCAATTTGCActaaaacgactccgacttgtcccgacactctccaagTATGTCAACAAGTCTCAGATGCTGAAGTCTCGCAAATAGCGAAGCACCTGCATGGGACACTACaatatgattttatattttcatattacCTCTGCTAGAGAATTATGGACCACATTGGAATTAAAGTAAATAGGAGATTTCATCATTCTgctttttttattcctattttgTTCTAATTTCTATTccaatttcaaatataattttgaaacaaacatgcccatGCAACtattgtatatttatattcttttgcAATCACACAGTCTGTTAGAGGAATAGATAGAACCATATGTAATTCTTTAAGTTTATAGGAATATTTATACAAATGacacaaaacataaaaaaagaagcaCGTTTCCTTTATATCCAAAAAGGGTGTAAATTAACTTACACCCTCTTAACAAAGAAGGAAAACTGTTATATTACACTTCCATCACATTATTAATAACTAGttaattatatatctttttttgaaaaaaaaatataataaaatatatttttaataattataatagaatgagtgaatttaaaaaaaaaataatatgattgaTTAGAAATACAATACCAGCAATACAATTggtgcattttaaatttttttctactaaATGGTCCGTAATAACCCTTGTCATGttaaatgttttttttcttatactaatttttttttggccaatcTGCATAaagaatccactagttttgggcttttgcaaaatcgggccacatttttcgtttttgcagattcggtccactttttcaacCGCATGCCCAAAATACCCTtgtacttttttctctctcctctttttttttttctctcgttcttttttttttcttttccaggaGAGTGGCGAAGGCAGAAACGCCACACCCCCTGCCCCGGCGACGTCGCCCTCGCTCGCTCCGCGCGATGTCGCGGCGATCGTGACGCCTCGCGCCGTCCGGCACGATCGCCAGGCGACGAGGTTCTGCCTCCCACCGCCTCGGCCTCTCCCTGGACCTTTCCTTCCTGCGGCTCTATCCCCGACCTTCCTCCTCCGCACGAGCCTTGCCTCCTCCCCGGACTCGGCCCTCTCCTCAGCCTCTCCCTTCGACCTTCCTCTATCACGAACACGCATCCGTCACAGAAGCGCAATGCACACACGCATCAACCCACCCACACGAACatcgtcgacgacgacgacgacgacgatggtgGAGACGCAAGATGGAGGAAGGGGAAACGGAGAGGATCAAAAAGCGCGTGAGCGCGGCGCGCCTGGGTGCGGCGGCGGCACGCGGTCGGCGTGACTTCAATGCGGCTGCTTCCTTTTCTGTCCGTTCGTAATGGTGTTTAACGGTGCACATTACACCATTATGGTTTGTGAATTGGTGTATTGGCACATTAAATGGCTGGCAATGGTATACACCTTAATTGGTGACAAGCGAAATGAGCCGGGCAGTAGGCGATGCGGTTAGACGATGGTAATCAGCGAGGGTCCGTCCGCGTAATCGCCGAGTATGGCCCCAGCACGCGCGGGGATGGGGCGAACTCCTGCGGCTTGAGGACCAGGGGGGGGGCCCACGACTTGCTGTTCGTAGGCGACCGACGCTAGTTGAGGCGCTTCCAGCCCAGCTGCGCGAGCACCCCACGCACACCCACGCAACTCTCAACCCACCTACCACAACATCCGTTCGCACTCGAGCGCGACGACTTGAGTGGGTGAACGAAGATGGAGAGACGGGAAACAGAGAGGATCAAAGGCTGAGCGCGTGACGCGCGGATTGTGCGCGCTGTGCGGGAGGCGGGGGGGCGTCTGATCGTGTGCGGCGCGCGGGCGGCAGGcgatggtgtaatggtgcaccatatAACCATTAATGTTGATGATATGGTGCACATTAATGGTGACAGCGAAGAGCGGGGCAGAGGAGACAGACGGTTTGTTGACGAAAGAGTATCGCGAGGCCGATGGGTAATAGGGCGCCGACAGCGAAGAGCCGAGCCAGAGGGAGAAGGAGACGTATGGCGGCGTTTCGGCCGCAGGCGCCGGTGCGGGCCGTCTCATGGCTTCGGCGTTCGCGAGAGAGCTGGTCGACGCTGTCAGGCCATGATCTCGAGCAGTCACGGACGGGGCCAGAGCCGGAGCCGCGGTATGCGGTGGGGGACGCGGCGAGGCGGGCGACGTTCGGAGCAGGCCCGGTCGGTGTGCCTGGACGGTGAGCGCGGAAAGCGGTGCGACGCTCCTGGGGCTGCGGCGGACTGGGCGGCGAGGTGCAATTTCTGTAGGATgataagaaagagaagaaaagaggaaaaagaaagaaagaaaaagaaaagaagaagaagacagaatagggaaaaaaaataaagtgttGCTCCAGCACGGAGGAAGCaacgagaaaaagaaagaagaaaaaggagagacaAAATATATGATGAtaggatgaagaagaagagaaagaggagaaaacgaaaaagaaagaaaagaaaaagaagaagaaggagggaaaaaaagagTGCTCCAAgcgaaggaaggagaagagaaaaaaaaaagaagaaaaaattgctccgcctgtccttcgcttttttttttcggcggaaaaaaaaagaacgagagaacaaagaggagagagaatgaggaaagagaaaatgtaataagggtattttggtcagtttgctgaaaaagcggaccgaatctgcaaaaacaaaaaatgtgaTCTGAtattgcaaaagtccaaaataagtggattttttatgcaaattggcattttttttttttttttttaaatcctctCCCACCCTACGCCgcaccaaaaaccaaaaaaaaaagaaaaaagaaaaatcccgCCAGAGCGCAGGATACGGTACAAACCAAGAGAGAGCGCGAACGGGACTGAGCACCAAGAACTAGAAGCTTCTCGATATTTCCAGGAGCGTCTTCGTTGTTTCCTCTCTCGGCTCCTCCTCGATGGTTCCGTCTTCCTCATCGGAACCCAGAGCGATGGAGATCGAAGGAGGAGTAGGCGGGGACGATGACGAccacgcggcggcggcggccatggAGCTCTACGGAGGAGGAGGCAGCGATGACCACggcgagccgccgccgccgcccccgcggaTGTTCCGCGGATggggtggaggcggaggcggacgAGGCGACGCTGAGCCAGTCCCGTGATGCTGAAGTTTCGCGCTGACGTCGGCGACGGCGAGGTCATCGTCCCTGTACGCGAGGTCACGGGGCGGGTGCTCAGGCAGGTTCTAGAATACTGCGAGATGCACGCACGCCATGACGCCGCGTCTTCGGCGTGCGGCGACGAGGCTGCGCGGGAGCGCCTGCGGAAGGAGATTGAGGAGTGGGACGCGCGGTTCATCGACGTTGACCTCTCCGCGTTCTACGACCTCCTCATGGTGAGTTCGGATCGTAAGTTTCTCAATTGCTCCTGCTGTCGACTCTTATCTATCTCTTTAATTTGCTCTCTTCTTTTATTGCAGTTGTTACCGAGTACTAAGAATTAATTTCTACTCTTATTAATTAGTGTTTCAACTTGCTTCTGTTGCTCTTATCCGTGTCTTTGCTTTTCTACTGCAGCTGCTGTAAATATCTGAGAATATATTTAGCCTCAGTTTTCCGATCAACCTAGACAAGTACGGTTTTTCTTGCATTTGGTTAGGGTTCGATCGATGAATTGTAGGATCAAGTAACAAAGGCCATTTTGAATAATTATAGGGTTTGCTAAGAAATTAATTCTTGATGTATCTAATTCGTCATCATTCTTTCTCTCCTGTCCTCATTGCAGTTAGTTTAGATGTTCGGTATTGTACTCCTTAATTTGACAACTAATTTGGTACAAATTAAACATTGCACACCCAAGAAATTAATTGCGTTATTAATTGTTTAAAGTGTTTCGATTCTCGTCTTTCGCATACGAAGGCAGGTGGGGGGCCTTCAAGACCTAGCTGTGCTCGAATAAGTTCGCTAGTATGGTAAAGGGGAAGAGTCTGAAGCAGATCCACACACTTTTTAGCATCGAGGAAGATGAGTTCACGCCTGAGCAACGGGTGGACATCCTGAACGAGCTATTGAAGCATCAAATCAAACCACATTGAGCCAGTTCAACCAACTtactaaatcaaaatcaattcggAATCAAGAGGACAACCGAACCACACCAAACGATCCAACTGCACCAATCACAACTTGATAGTTTtcgaatttataaatttgtattctTGAGAGTATATGGTTGTAACCTCCTCCACAATATAGGAGTAACCTCCTCCACAATAAGTGTGAGAAGTTCTCCTTTAGTTGTAtaagtttgtttctttttcaattGGTAACATTAAGAAGTGTGTGATGACTTACCAATTTCCTTTACTGTATCCAGAGCCACGCTAGAACACACCaagatcttaaaaaaaaaatggcaatcCTTAGCTACTGGAAAAATAAATTGCCCTTCTTCCTTTCCCCCCATCCACCATTAATGTGGCAAATTCGTTACAACATTTTGGAAGCTCAATGACAATAACAACTATTCTCTTCTGGGAAGACACAATATGTCAGTCAGTATTGATCGAGAAGTCAGGACTTACTTGGTTTTCCTCATGGAGGGAGTAAATAGACCCTTATTGCAGCTCATCGACCACCTATAGATTCGACTTCAGAAAGTGAAGCCAACACGAGCCCAATCCAACCACATACAAACCACACCCGCAAAACCCATACACGCCAGACAGCAAAATCTTTGGGTACGACACGGTCGCTGCTTGGAAATCACATTGCGATGCGTGGGCACTCTAGTGGGGCCTCTCCGAAGAGGATTCTCGCCATGCCGTCGGTCTTCAAAGCGGCATCAGCTGAAGTGTGGACACATTGAACTCAACGTACGTTTCAAGCAAGAGCTCGATCGCCCCGTTGAATTCGACCTACTCGCACAGCTCAAACACATTCAGGAAAGGAAATAATCTTTACCTACTTACCTTTCGTAATTTTAAAGCAATTTGTGATCAACTGCATGCTATTGGCAAGCCCTGTTTCGATTCTAACCAAAGTTGCAGGTATTATTAGAAGGGCTCCGAGAAAGCTAGAGGCCATTCAAGACGACTATGTTCCGACCTCGCTATTCCGCTATATACAAGGTGTTCCCCTCAACCCAAAGCTATGAATTACGAATCAAGCGACAACTCAAGGCCGCAGTCCTGATGTGTCTATTGGCCTTTTGTCATAACGGAGGACGCGAAAGCAAGANNNNNNNNNNNNNNNNNNNNNNNNNNNNNNNNNNNNNNNNNNNNNNNNNNNNNNNNNNNNNNNNNNNNNNNNNNNNNNNNNNNNNNNNNNNNNNNNNNNNNNNNNNNNNNNNNNNNNNNNNNNNNNNNNNNNNNNNNNNNNNNNNNNNNNNNNNNNNNNNNNNNNNNNNNNNNNNNNNNNNNNNNNNNNNNNNNNNNNNNNNNNNNNNNNNNNNNNNNNNNNNNNNNNNNNNNNNNNNNNNNNNNNNNNNNNNNNNNNNNNNNNNNNNNNNNNNNNNNNNNNNNNNNNNNNNNNNNNNNNNNNNNNNNNNNNNNNNNNNNNNNNNNNNNNNNNNNNNNNNNNNNNNNNNNNNNNNNNNNNNNNNNNNNNNNNNNNNNNNNNNNNNNNNNNNNNNNNNNNNNNNNNNNNNNNNNNNNNNNNNNNNNNNNNNNNNNNNNNNNNNNNNNNNNNNNNNNNNNNNNNNNNNNNNNNNNNNNNNNNNNNNNNNNNNNNNNNNNNNNNNNNNNNNNNNNNNNNNNNNNNNNNNNNNNNNNNgtgaacagtggattccctgtattgtTGGCGGACTCTGGCATACTCTGgaggtcaggttttcaaaaaaaaaatcagacgcTTTTTCGCTTTGTTTGTAaatgaaaagggaccccgggcgTGACATTTCAAAGCCTTCAGCGGCTATCTCCTTCACTTGGTTTTTCATTTAGCATTGCCAGAATTCCTCTTTTTTATTAGAATATTGAATTCAGGCTATTTCATATTTACTTGTTTACGGGATGATTATTGTCACGCGAGTAATTGCGACGTTATTGGCCCAATCTCTTACAGATTTTAGAGTTCGCctttgatatgaaaaatttagGAACATTGATTTCCTTGGAATACTGCCTGTTGGACGTAGGGCGTTATTTttgaatcaaacaaaatattctCTTAGTCTGCTCGTATGCCATATGCGATGGATGTAAaccaatttctctccaattgcCGCTCCTTGGAATCGAATTGATCTCTATTTGATGGTGTCTACTACCTGATGCCTACTGAATATGACGTATGTTTGGGgcttaaatatttaaccttTACGCGACCTTGACCTTACTATGCAGTCAATCAGGTGTGTCAATATGCATGCCACCTCGCACTTCGCGATTTTATACTTGTCAAAAATTTTGGGTACCTAAAGGGCACTCTGATTATGGAATTCACTTACGGACAGAATTTATTTCCTTCGATATCTCTTGTTATtcagatgctgactgggcaggtTGTCCTGATGTCGTCGGCCGACATCTGGGTTCAATGTATATTCTTATTGGCTCTAATCTTGTAATTCATGGTCTGCTTAAGAAACAAGAAAACTGCTTTCACGATCAAGGCACGGACAGCCTGAATATCGTGTTGGTATTGCAAATGCTGCGGCTGAAAATCCAATGGTTGCAATATCTTTCTATCAGATTTAGAAATATCCTTTTCCAACAATCTCCGGTACTATATCTGCGACAATATTAGTGCCGACCTATTTAACTTGCTATCAGTTTTCATTTGTCGTACCAACATATTGAGATTGCATGCTTCACTTTGTTCGTGACATGGTATCGCCAACGAAAATTACGAGTCCTATTCATCCCGAGTGAATCTCAAATTGCAGATGTCATGACTAAAGGGCAATTTTCACCAAAGTTATAAATGCTACGTTTCCCAAGACTGTACCGTCATTCTATGCCAATAGCCTGGAGCGGAGGGGCTTAAAGATATCTGGATAATGCGACAACCTATTCTACCTGTTCTGAAAAACATTTCTCAACCAACTCTATTGAATTGTTATTCGTTTTTTGAGATGATATTGATTAATTCAGTTTGATTATGTAACAAACGATATTCATCAACCTTATATATGTACCACTAAACTATTGAATGAAATCACACTGCTGGCAGATTACTTATCTTAATCCTTTCTTACCATTGTTCCTGTAGTTCTGCGCTTAGAGAATGAAATTTTTGACAAGGAGAGCAAACTTTTTTTCAAATAGGAGCATACAGCTCTCCAAAAATGTTATGATATGATGAATTGGATGTTTGTGGGAAAAATTATAATCGAAACTATTGAACTTTGGTTCCATTACACTCACTTAGCAAAACTTTTAAAGCTCTTTTATCtgatacataataaataaattatcgtATATGAACTTTCGTTATTTCAATCAGCCTACATTGACTATCAATTTACCGAATGGCTATCATGAGCCTATAATTATATATCAGCATTTTCTGAGAAGTTGAACTAGGGTTGATAGCGTAtgtaaagtagaaaaaaaaatcataataatttaCCAAATTGTAGGatccataaaataaataactcgAAAGAAGCACTATAGAAGAAGAAATTTGCATCTAATTTGCAGAAGAAGCAAAGATTTCGGCTATCAATCAGATAGGCACAACCGAATTGGTCTGTAACGAccgcccactagcaataataactcgttttGGGCCCAGACCACCggggcccaaaatgcttaagcccagttattattactagtgtctaagtctcttataaacccaatgacaaccccattcctatccgatgtgggactattggggtgtcacagactccccccgttaaggtcctgacgtcctcgtcagtccaatcacacacagcccaagatcaccaggctatgtgagactcgtctcgctagcccgtcatccagaccctggctcagccgagactcgccacacatgtccagctggtgaaccggctctgataccaaatgtaacgacccagcccactagcaacaataactcgttgggcccaaccactggcccaaaatgcttaagcccagttattattactagtgtctaagtctcttataaacccaatgacaaccccattcctatccgatgtgggactattggggtgtcacacttGGATAATTTAGTTTCTCTTCCTATCTCAGGTATTCTACTGTACGGTGTGGAACATATAGTAAATCTTCATcagaatgcgtatgagaaggtggcaggactaatacccctttatatagaaTGCAAATCGATTCCCCATCAAAGTctaggattctatttaatttaaatagataggatagggataaaatatatcatatcaagtagttctatatctattagtattaacctttatctatagtaaatccaaatttgaatatgattgaTTGGGCCATATTTatggaaatcctaacaatctcccacttgacTCATATTAATCATACTCCATGAGCTGATTTTTTATACTCCAAACTTTATTGcgcattattgaaaattttatggTCAAATACTTTAGAACTCGCTTGATTTTTAGCTCAAACTAAATGACTACAATGATACGAACTATAGCGGTCCATTTcttcatattgaaaattttctttcataatTACCATATCATCTTCATTTCCTAACTGAGTATTTTATATAGTACAACTTTATGAATGAATTTAAAACTATATGTCCATTCGTTAATAGACAACTTTATGTCTATTAAATGGTCCAGCACAGTTGCATTAAACTTTAACTTTATTGAAAGAAGATAAATATTACAACTTTATACATCAACAGAACTAATCAAACTTATACCGCTAATATGATCTTTATATGATCAAGGTGTTAGCCCCTTGGTCATTGGGTTTGCAATTATACATTTGGTACTGATGTATTCAATCGTAACATAACCTTCCTCTATCTTCTCTCTCACAGCAAGATATTTAGTAACCAAGTGTTTACACCCTACTGTAATCTTATTGTTATTGGCAAAGAAAACCGCAGCTGAACTATCACAAAAAATCTTTATTGGGTGAGCACTGGAGTCCATAATCTTTAAGTCTGTGATAAAATTCCTAAGCCAAATAATCTATGATGTGGTCTCGTAACATATAATGTGCTCTACATATGATCTAAAGTTTCTTTCAAATACCGCATAACCTTCTTAGCAGTTTTCCAATGTTCCATACCTAGATTAATTTGATACTTGCCAAGTAATTTAACGGCAAAAGCAATATTCGGACGTGTGCACGTTTGTGCATACATAAGGCTACCAACTGCAAAGGTATAGGGTATGTTTTTTATCAGTTTAATTTCTAATTGGTTCTTGGGACACTGAAAAGTATTAAGCTTATCACTTTTTTGGACGGGAGCAATACTGAGCTTACAATTAtgcatttcaaaaattttcaaaattttcttaatgTAGCCCTTTGAGATAGACCGAGTAAACCTTTATACCTATCCCTTTTGATTTCAATACCAAGAATATATGAGGCCCCATCTAAATTTTTCATTTCACAATTTTGgagaagaaattttttaatattatgcaATAGCCCAAGATTGTTGCTGGcaagcaaaatatcatcaactTAAAggattgagaaaattattttactcccactaatttttggataaatgcattgatcaataatatttttcttaaaaccaAATGTTAAAATGGtttgtttaaactttaaataccattgtCGGAGGACCGACTTTAATCCCTAtattgatttctttaatttgcatattgtcacgccccaaacctGAGGCATAACAGACGCCGCATATCTACTAATTTAGtaaatatgcaaggctacagaatcagacaaattacatacaaaaatgatcataaaaaatagaaatccaaACTGTCGAAAGATGAGGTCATCAATTTAATTTCAACTAGAATCAAAGAAAATCACATATAAGCAGAACTATCGTTTATTATgccaatcaaacaaaatttagtCTAACTAGTGCTCTAAATAACAAATATGGGTACGATGAAATAACAAGGTAGAAACAGATAGACAATGATTATCTACGAAGTTCAAAGTTCATGTCTAAATGCAAAAGAAATAAGATGAAGAGGCTAGAATCAAATCTAGCTACATCTAACGTTCACTCGCTCCCAGCCCCGCCCTGCGAATCGGTCTCAgtacctgggtaagcaaccatacaccacattagtcggattaagcatacaataAATAGATACACAAATTAATTCAAGCGACTggttttaatttgcaaaatttaagaaaacaagaatttatcaaaacttcaaattcGGATCGGATTGAAACTATAAATTTTCAAAGCATTTCCCTTTCGacatataaacaaaataaatattgtctCCGGCACTTAACTATATCTTATGATCCGTTGGCGAGATCCAAAGACACCCGAAGGcgtaaacaaaacagaggcacccAAAGggcgcaaacaaaacagaggcgcggataggcgcaggcacccgaaggcgcaaacaaaacagaggcgcggataggcgcaggcacccgaaggcgcaaacaaagACGAAGCTTGCTTCTATAACAAAGTACATGTCGACATGACCAACATtagcatagcagaataccaagagacattttaattcaaaattatccaGTCACTAACTTATAGAACAGATAATCAACTTTCAAAATTCTTTGTTAAAGAAAGCCTTTCAATCGCATTTGAAACTCAgtttgcaaaaatatttgatataggcttaacccttaatttttaattctacaAAACAAAGATTTTTACACAATCAAATTATttcctaaattattttacaaaactaACAGGTGTCCGGTCGCTTACCTTAACGCAGCTTCAAAGATAAAAGATATCCAGTCGAAACTGTGCAGTAATTCAATCGTCGGAACCTAAAATAGAGACACAcgattctctataagctaaCTAAAATGAACATGCAAAGAGAATATAATGGTATGCAAATAGGTCGGGATGGAGCACAAAGCGATTTAGAACAATAAATTCGACGAACCTCCAATAGCGATCAAAAGGATGAAGGAGTTTTtgaagaatttaaattattccaAGAAGATAACATGAACGggaatttaaataataaacaaagattttaatattcaaacagagggtttaatacatatataaaataatttttacaattataatcGAATGGGATCAAAATTAGAGATAAAACGACGCACGGCTTCTCTTAGGCATTTATCGAGCATATTACGGACATTCCAATAGGTGAGTAGTATGTGAAGTATTAAGCAACAAGATCATACAGAggatacaatatataaaattaagctgCTCAAATGACGAGGATTAGATATTATGAAATCAGATTTTAatgatttcaattttcaataatCAAGAAAcgagtattcaaaataataaaatataacgaCGAATAGAGAGGTTGGGTGATTACAAGATCTGATACGAAGGTAAAATGAGGGAAGGAGAAAAACCTTCTCGAAAACGGTGAAGACGACGGCAAGATTCCGTTGATAACGaaccaaaagaaaataatggCCGATGGGAAATGCGGTGGAGGCGGCTACGgatgacggcgacgacgatAGGGAACGGATGGCGTCGCGCGTGCACAAGGGGAGCGGCGGAGGTCGTACGGGCGTAGAGATGAAAGGGGGATCgagcgaaagagagagaggtggatCGGGTGGGGGGCTCGTATCAAAAGAAGGGCCCTAATTAGTTAGGGACTAATTAAGCAACAAAAAGCCACCGAGTCCCTTGAAGATCCAAAATTATGAAAAGGTCCAAACCTAAAGTAAATTGCAGTcaaaacaaaaagttaaaagtgaGGGGTGTTACACATATTGATTCATATACATCTCTTCATAGAGATTCCCATTTAAAAAAGTAGTTTTAACATCCATCTGTTGTAGCTCGAGATCAAAATGAGCAACTAGAGCCATAATAATACGGAAAGATTTCTTTTAGATACTGGAGAGAAAGTCTCTTTATAGTCAATATTTTCTTTCTGAATAAATCTTTTTGCCACAAAATGAGCCTTGTATTTCTTTATATTACCTTTGGAATCCCATTTGGTTTTATAAACCCACTTGCATTCCATAGGTTTAACTCCTATAGGTAAACTCAACAAGATCCCATACCTTATTGTGGTTCATGGATTCGATCTTATCCTTCATGACATTATACTATTCCATAGAATTACTACTATTTATGGCTTCGAGAAAACTAAATGAATCATATAGGCTCTGGCCATTTTCataaagataaacaatataATCAGTAGATACAATCGGTCTTTTCTGTCTTGAGAATCTTCTTAAATCTATCTGATTATATacatgtacatcttgatgtggaTTATTCACTTTTACATCTTGATGTAAATTATCCACTTGTACATTTTGATGTGAATTATTAATGGTAGGTTCACAATCattttgtggtttaaaaataacttgttgTTCTACTAGAACAGGAACCATCAAATCATTAGGGTTAATAGTGGGTCTGTCCTGTACAGAATTTGAATGCTCTtgaattttctaaaattcaatGAACTGATATTCAGAACTCCCACTAATTGCACCATCAACAATAAACCGTGTTGTTTTAATTTCTGCAATCCTTACAGAAAGCGATGGACAGTAAAATTTATACCCTTTGG
This genomic interval from Ananas comosus cultivar F153 linkage group 8, ASM154086v1, whole genome shotgun sequence contains the following:
- the LOC109714477 gene encoding E3 ubiquitin ligase complex SCF subunit sconC-like isoform X1 → MLKFRADVGDGEVIVPVREVTGRVLRQVLEYCEMHARHDAASSACGDEAARERLRKEIEEWDARFIDVDLSAFYDLLMAGGGPSRPSCARISSLVW
- the LOC109714477 gene encoding E3 ubiquitin ligase complex SCF subunit sconC-like isoform X2: MLKFRADVGDGEVIVPVREVTGRVLRQVLEYCEMHARHDAASSACGDEAARERLRKEIEEWDARFIDVDLSAFYDLLMVGGLQDLAVLE